One stretch of Bacteroidota bacterium DNA includes these proteins:
- a CDS encoding alpha/beta hydrolase-fold protein: MSQTKFKKYSGNPVLTAGPAGSWDEAVDGIYGCSVMYHDSKYHMWYGGYKGSVGAFGYAFSNDGITWTKYSGNPVFTPGAPGDFDAIIGGCSVLFYAGKFHMWYNGWNNGVTPVTTKIGYAYSDDGIHWIKHPAFVFEKGPVGAWDEKSVGIASVIKEDSVFKMFYQGKSSTSSWMTGIATSPDSIHWTRQNSGNPVLGGGISGAWDQFSQNAGTVLHNGDHYEMWYDNQSNAPYCIGYASSTNGGLNWNTYSGNPILTGDAGTWDAGFTIYPMAVRRPDGRYLLYYTAVNGTWSVQSIGLAIEDTMSVVASMGPKFSAFYNHIIAASDSQKSVIVDSFFTANPTMPFVEDTVAHFVYRGTANKVTIPSDANAMTNFAWSMESIPGTDLWYLPRVFERDARIDYAFVINGSSSLTLDTKNPRKVTGGYGEKSELVMPDYIDPPEIKLYKGIPHGTLYDSTVLSLSLGNTRTIRIYTPPGYNPAASDSYAVALFQDGPEWLNFCNAANILDYLIDKKRIQPIIGVFVPPVDRNAEYGGAQKELYAAFIANVVMQYIDARYKTKKNPESRAVIGYSMGSQISLQIGYSYPGVFGNVGAFSGASSHNLLAYNGEKRPLKLYVDVGTYENPISSGWNFLDDVRVFHKTINIMMYDHAYNEWHEGHSCGNWRAHLDNALEYFFPGSALGISQQQQEIPSLYALMQNYPNPFNPSTVISYQLPVNSKVSLKIYDLLGKEIATLVNEEQTPGSKKVEWNAMNVSSGVYFYKLSTGQYSEIKKMVLLR, from the coding sequence ATGAGCCAAACAAAATTCAAAAAGTATAGCGGTAATCCTGTTCTCACGGCAGGACCAGCTGGATCGTGGGATGAAGCTGTGGATGGAATTTATGGCTGTTCAGTAATGTACCACGATTCAAAATACCATATGTGGTACGGTGGCTATAAAGGTTCTGTCGGTGCATTCGGATACGCATTCTCTAATGATGGTATAACATGGACGAAATATTCTGGTAACCCCGTTTTTACACCGGGTGCTCCCGGAGATTTTGATGCAATCATCGGTGGATGTTCCGTACTTTTCTACGCTGGAAAATTTCACATGTGGTATAACGGATGGAATAACGGAGTAACTCCTGTCACAACAAAAATCGGATACGCGTACTCCGATGATGGAATACACTGGATAAAACATCCTGCATTTGTTTTCGAAAAAGGACCTGTAGGTGCATGGGATGAAAAAAGCGTTGGCATAGCTTCAGTGATCAAAGAAGATTCTGTCTTCAAAATGTTCTATCAGGGAAAGTCCTCAACGAGTTCATGGATGACGGGCATTGCAACTTCGCCGGATTCAATTCATTGGACTCGTCAGAACTCGGGAAACCCTGTTCTTGGTGGTGGAATTTCAGGAGCGTGGGACCAATTTAGCCAAAATGCAGGAACCGTACTACATAATGGTGATCACTACGAAATGTGGTATGACAATCAAAGTAATGCTCCGTACTGCATTGGATATGCAAGTTCCACAAATGGCGGATTGAATTGGAATACATATTCCGGTAATCCAATTCTTACAGGAGATGCAGGAACTTGGGATGCCGGATTTACTATTTATCCTATGGCAGTTCGAAGGCCGGACGGACGATATTTGTTGTATTACACTGCTGTCAACGGTACTTGGTCAGTACAAAGTATTGGTCTTGCAATCGAAGATACTATGTCGGTTGTTGCATCGATGGGGCCAAAATTTAGTGCTTTTTATAATCACATTATTGCAGCAAGCGATTCGCAGAAAAGTGTAATTGTTGATAGCTTCTTCACTGCAAATCCAACAATGCCTTTTGTTGAAGATACAGTTGCTCACTTCGTCTATCGTGGAACTGCAAACAAAGTTACCATACCCAGCGATGCCAACGCAATGACAAACTTCGCATGGTCGATGGAGAGTATTCCTGGAACAGATCTGTGGTATCTGCCAAGAGTGTTTGAACGCGATGCGAGGATAGACTACGCATTTGTCATTAACGGAAGTTCCAGCCTGACTCTCGATACAAAGAATCCGCGAAAAGTTACCGGTGGTTATGGTGAAAAATCGGAATTAGTCATGCCGGATTATATCGATCCGCCGGAAATAAAATTGTATAAAGGAATTCCACACGGCACGTTGTATGATAGCACAGTGTTAAGTTTGAGTCTTGGAAACACGCGAACGATCCGGATCTATACGCCTCCCGGATACAATCCTGCAGCATCTGACAGTTATGCTGTCGCGCTATTTCAAGATGGACCCGAGTGGCTCAATTTCTGCAATGCCGCAAATATTCTCGATTACCTAATAGACAAGAAACGGATCCAACCAATAATTGGCGTCTTCGTACCGCCGGTAGATCGGAATGCTGAATATGGCGGTGCTCAAAAAGAGCTGTACGCCGCCTTTATTGCAAATGTGGTAATGCAATATATTGATGCACGATACAAAACCAAAAAAAATCCTGAGTCTCGCGCTGTGATTGGATATTCAATGGGTTCCCAAATCTCACTTCAGATTGGTTACAGTTATCCCGGCGTGTTTGGCAATGTTGGTGCATTCTCGGGTGCTAGCAGTCATAACCTCTTGGCATACAATGGCGAAAAGCGTCCACTCAAACTCTATGTTGATGTTGGGACGTATGAAAACCCAATTTCTAGCGGATGGAATTTTCTCGATGACGTTAGGGTATTTCATAAAACAATAAACATAATGATGTATGATCACGCCTACAACGAATGGCATGAAGGACATAGTTGTGGAAATTGGCGGGCACATCTGGATAATGCACTTGAGTACTTCTTCCCAGGGAGTGCTTTAGGAATTTCTCAGCAACAACAAGAGATCCCGTCATTGTATGCACTGATGCAAAATTATCCAAACCCGTTCAATCCTTCTACAGTGATCAGTTATCAGTTACCAGTGAACAGTAAAGTGAGTCTGAAAATTTACGATCTGCTTGGAAAAGAAATTGCCACGCTCGTGAACGAAGAACAGACTCCGGGATCGAAAAAAGTGGAGTGGAATGCAATGAATGTCTCTTCTGGCGTATATTTTTATAAACTGTCGACAGGTCAATATTCTGAAATTAAAAAAATGGTGCTCCTACGATAA
- a CDS encoding sigma-54-dependent Fis family transcriptional regulator, translating into MSDDITTLKTRIRELEELQLFTNSLSATQNVSETLQQIAVWCAKYCRADVASIVLLKPIHGESVVTIARTPESTKENIDHGINAVVSGWVCEHHAPLLTDDVIRDMNIFSPSERQKKCAAALAVPLLLEDQIIGVLNMVNHRGGKNFTEETKRIAMTIAPLAAKFIERARLYEQLSFDNALFQSYQSRGVYQRWIPSVNPAMEEVMDRVKRVAPTDATVMITGETGTGKELVARLLHLQSPRSDKPFIAVNCSAIPIALAESEFFGHERGAFTGAETLHKGKCELAENGTLFLDEISAMPIDLQPKLLRVIEDRRFSRIGANIELRLDARIITATNKDLGAMVKRGEFREDLFHRLNVVPLHLPPLCERTVDIPHLAQSFLKEFSSEQKQFAEKTLEYLKSLEWRGNVRELRNTVERIAILSLSSQIQISDVIKFVPLNIHTQPVNLTSVLNSLIAANADSSNLLEKIEEQLINLALAKAEGNMTHAADLLGIERTAMRRRVDKYSVPGERKISIE; encoded by the coding sequence ATGTCCGACGACATTACAACACTAAAAACACGAATCAGGGAACTTGAAGAGCTCCAGCTTTTTACAAATTCCTTAAGCGCAACACAGAACGTTTCTGAAACACTTCAACAGATAGCAGTGTGGTGCGCAAAGTATTGCCGTGCAGATGTTGCTTCGATCGTGCTTCTGAAACCAATTCACGGAGAATCAGTCGTCACCATAGCACGAACACCGGAATCAACCAAAGAGAATATTGACCATGGCATCAATGCCGTTGTCAGCGGATGGGTTTGTGAACATCATGCGCCTCTTCTCACTGACGATGTCATCCGCGACATGAACATTTTCTCTCCGTCGGAACGCCAGAAGAAATGTGCGGCAGCGCTTGCTGTACCGTTATTATTGGAAGATCAGATTATCGGCGTACTGAATATGGTGAATCATCGTGGCGGAAAAAATTTCACTGAAGAGACAAAGCGTATCGCCATGACCATTGCTCCGCTTGCAGCAAAATTCATCGAGCGTGCACGATTATATGAGCAACTCTCATTTGACAATGCACTCTTTCAGTCGTATCAAAGTCGTGGAGTGTACCAACGATGGATTCCGAGCGTAAATCCCGCAATGGAAGAAGTGATGGATCGCGTGAAACGTGTTGCCCCAACCGATGCAACCGTGATGATCACCGGAGAAACTGGAACAGGAAAAGAATTAGTGGCGCGGTTGCTCCATCTTCAAAGTCCACGGTCGGATAAACCGTTTATTGCTGTCAACTGTTCTGCAATTCCCATCGCGCTGGCGGAATCTGAATTCTTCGGTCATGAACGGGGTGCGTTCACCGGCGCAGAGACACTCCATAAAGGAAAATGTGAACTGGCAGAAAATGGAACTCTCTTCCTCGACGAAATATCAGCAATGCCGATCGATCTTCAGCCAAAGCTTTTGCGAGTGATAGAAGACCGTAGATTCAGCCGCATTGGAGCAAATATTGAATTGCGTCTGGACGCACGCATTATTACAGCAACAAATAAAGATTTGGGGGCAATGGTAAAACGGGGAGAATTCCGCGAAGATCTCTTCCATCGATTGAATGTTGTTCCGCTTCACCTCCCTCCACTTTGCGAACGTACAGTAGACATTCCACATCTCGCACAATCATTCCTGAAAGAATTCTCTTCGGAACAAAAACAATTTGCTGAAAAAACATTGGAGTATTTGAAATCGTTAGAATGGCGTGGTAATGTCCGCGAGCTCAGGAATACTGTTGAACGCATTGCGATTCTATCGTTGTCTTCCCAAATTCAAATCTCAGATGTAATCAAGTTTGTACCGTTGAACATTCACACACAACCAGTGAATCTCACTTCTGTGTTGAATTCTCTCATCGCTGCAAATGCCGATTCATCGAATCTTCTTGAAAAAATTGAAGAGCAACTCATTAATCTGGCATTGGCAAAAGCAGAGGGCAATATGACGCACGCGGCTGATCTGCTCGGTATTGAACGTACGGCAATGCGTAGGCGTGTCGATAAATATTCTGTGCCGGGAGAAAGAAAAATTAGCATCGAATAA
- a CDS encoding T9SS type A sorting domain-containing protein gives MHAMGTVFFLAFFLFISESAATTRRVPQDFAKIQLAINGAVNGDTVLVSEGTYKENLLITKKITLASLFYQDKDTSHISKTIIDGSAPSNIDSASVVIINGATDTTMVVCGFTITGGTGTSVLNGAFRFGGGINIEGGGATIKNNIISKNTITGIKDVYGAGINIYPGGTYEISYWIVENNIIVNNAASSSATATNGAEAAGAALANNGRFNNNLVMNNTVSGVYRGNGGGVGISGTPGHGSTNIEMSNNRIQGNQASNNGGGMLLYTYSSSVPYVVIKNNIISGNSANNNGSAILVISGDYNFINNTITNNTGLSSLNLRIDFGALNSRFLNNIIWNPNSLVEINTGATFNAHYNCIRGGYAGTGNFNSDPLFVANDSLYHLSNSSPCIGAGISSDSVGGSLLNAPLFDYFNTPRPRAAGTKPDIGAVESDFSTDVEELSERIPTSFGLEQNFPNPFNPSTTIRYALPNSANVKLAIYDLLGREITTLVNEEQSAGWKEVEWNGSAFSSGFYFYKLHAGNFIEMKKMMLVK, from the coding sequence ATGCACGCAATGGGTACGGTATTTTTCTTGGCGTTCTTTCTCTTTATCTCTGAATCTGCAGCAACCACTCGCAGAGTGCCGCAGGATTTTGCTAAGATTCAACTTGCGATTAATGGAGCAGTAAATGGCGATACAGTGTTGGTATCGGAAGGGACATATAAAGAGAATCTTCTTATTACAAAAAAAATAACGCTTGCCAGTTTATTCTATCAAGATAAAGATACTTCACACATCTCAAAGACGATCATTGACGGAAGCGCACCGAGCAATATTGATTCGGCATCTGTTGTGATTATAAATGGAGCAACTGATACTACCATGGTAGTCTGTGGATTTACAATTACTGGAGGAACAGGAACTAGTGTCCTGAATGGAGCATTTCGCTTTGGTGGAGGAATTAACATTGAAGGGGGCGGAGCAACGATCAAGAACAACATCATCTCTAAGAACACAATCACTGGCATTAAGGATGTCTATGGTGCCGGAATTAATATCTATCCCGGTGGTACCTATGAAATTTCGTATTGGATTGTCGAGAATAACATTATCGTGAACAATGCCGCCTCCTCTTCTGCAACAGCGACCAATGGAGCAGAAGCAGCAGGTGCTGCGCTCGCCAACAATGGAAGATTTAACAATAATCTGGTTATGAATAATACCGTATCGGGAGTCTATCGCGGCAATGGAGGAGGTGTGGGTATTTCCGGCACACCAGGACACGGCAGCACAAATATTGAAATGTCAAATAACCGTATACAGGGCAACCAAGCCAGCAACAATGGAGGCGGAATGTTATTGTATACTTATTCCTCCTCCGTCCCCTATGTGGTAATAAAGAACAACATCATCAGCGGTAATAGTGCTAATAACAATGGAAGTGCAATCTTAGTTATCAGCGGAGATTATAATTTTATTAACAACACAATCACAAACAATACGGGTCTCTCGTCACTTAATCTGAGGATAGATTTTGGCGCGTTAAACTCAAGATTCCTGAACAACATTATCTGGAATCCGAATTCTCTTGTTGAAATTAATACCGGAGCGACATTCAATGCACACTATAATTGTATTCGTGGAGGATATGCAGGCACGGGAAACTTCAACTCCGATCCTCTCTTTGTTGCAAACGATTCACTGTATCATCTTTCCAACTCTAGTCCGTGTATTGGTGCAGGCATTTCGTCCGATTCAGTTGGAGGGTCATTATTAAACGCACCATTGTTCGATTACTTTAATACTCCGCGTCCAAGAGCAGCCGGAACGAAACCGGATATTGGTGCGGTGGAAAGCGACTTTTCCACTGATGTAGAAGAACTTTCGGAAAGAATTCCTACTTCATTTGGTCTTGAACAAAATTTCCCCAACCCTTTCAATCCATCAACAACAATTCGGTACGCTCTTCCAAATTCTGCAAATGTAAAACTTGCTATCTACGATCTACTCGGAAGAGAAATTACAACACTCGTAAACGAAGAACAATCGGCGGGATGGAAGGAAGTAGAATGGAACGGGTCGGCGTTTAGTTCAGGATTTTATTTTTACAAACTACATGCGGGGAATTTTATTGAAATGAAAAAAATGATGCTGGTAAAATAA
- a CDS encoding protein kinase: protein MIGKIIAHYRILDHIGGGGMGVVYKAEDTKLKRIVALKFLPSEFTRDPDARKRFFREAQTVSSLQHRNICTIHEVSEQEDGQLYIVMDYYQGETLKQILEHGPLQINRALNLITQVVEGIDAAHKREIIHRDIKPANIMVTPDGIVKILDFGLAKAQNVSTITMIGSTPGTVAYMSPEQAVGGIVDRRSDIWSVGVLLYEMLTGQRPFQADVEQGLIYAITNIRQSPPRSLHREIPISIERIIQKALQKNPVDRISSAEDFLLLLKDIQKHKSFNQKIFTLFSNVQFLTKSEKIIVAVVCVFTIGALFGIRSVHRNSQVRWAETDILPEIVKLAREEKFLPAFRLTRTVEKLIADNQKFQQALKEISGFVILTTNPEGAEVQLRNYSNDDTVWESIGRTPLDSVRFPAGFGRLRMVKKDYAPLEVSFSVSRESRWPKPTIASFSLEKEQSEKCRMVKIPAGTIDPVLLYMNLPEVSLDEYYIDRYEVTNLEFKQFVDAGGYEKEEFWKIPFQNNKKIIPWKQAMQKFVDRSGRPGPSTWYNGTYAFGNDLFPVGGISWYEAAAYAAFAKKKLPTIYHWTKVAGFEQGSFIINTSNLNGKDPASVGTYQGIGPFGTYDMAGNVREWCWNEMEGGRCIIGGSWKDEPYTLYKWSGLSPFDRSATNGFRCIQSTENLPDTGRAWKFVKQRNILNCRSIKPCSEETYNYIKRMYSYDQSDLHSVVESRDNTSEEWIKERIVVDAAYSNERLPMDIFIPRTAVKPIQPVLYFPGSAAFDVRDSRLLQLSMINFIIQSGRAVVYPIYKGTYERGPFGTDTRSRERDRTIMMCKDAMRAIDYIMTRSDFDREKIGYNGISLGGNIGYIILALDPRIKAAVFMGSGFGQTLKTAEYPEIFYPNFAPKVKTPVLMLNGRYDCIYPVEECQQPFFDILGTPNANKKHYLANSDHVVPREDQIRETLNWLDTYLGSVKTVLQ from the coding sequence ATGATCGGTAAAATAATAGCACACTATAGAATACTCGACCATATCGGCGGCGGCGGAATGGGTGTTGTCTATAAAGCCGAAGATACCAAACTCAAACGTATCGTTGCATTGAAATTTCTTCCATCAGAATTCACCCGCGATCCTGATGCACGCAAACGCTTCTTTCGCGAAGCACAAACTGTCTCTTCCCTCCAACACCGCAATATTTGTACAATCCATGAAGTGTCAGAACAAGAAGATGGTCAATTATACATTGTGATGGATTATTATCAAGGTGAAACCCTCAAGCAGATACTGGAGCATGGTCCTTTGCAGATCAATAGAGCACTCAATCTTATAACGCAAGTTGTTGAAGGGATTGACGCTGCCCACAAGCGTGAAATTATCCACCGCGATATAAAACCGGCTAATATCATGGTAACACCCGATGGGATTGTAAAAATTCTTGATTTCGGATTGGCAAAAGCACAGAATGTCTCAACAATTACTATGATTGGAAGTACGCCCGGCACGGTGGCGTACATGTCACCGGAACAGGCAGTTGGGGGAATCGTCGATCGCCGGAGTGATATTTGGTCCGTCGGTGTACTATTGTATGAAATGCTCACGGGTCAACGTCCGTTTCAAGCAGATGTTGAACAGGGATTGATCTACGCAATTACGAATATAAGACAATCACCTCCCCGATCACTCCATCGTGAAATACCGATATCAATCGAACGCATTATTCAAAAAGCACTGCAAAAAAATCCGGTTGATCGTATTTCTTCAGCGGAAGATTTTCTTTTACTGCTTAAGGATATTCAAAAGCATAAATCATTCAATCAAAAAATTTTTACTCTTTTCTCCAATGTACAATTTCTTACAAAAAGTGAGAAAATCATTGTCGCAGTCGTATGTGTGTTCACCATTGGTGCACTGTTTGGTATCCGGTCGGTTCATCGCAATTCACAGGTCCGATGGGCGGAAACCGATATCCTTCCTGAGATCGTAAAACTTGCTCGCGAAGAGAAGTTCCTTCCCGCCTTTCGGCTCACACGTACAGTCGAGAAGCTGATCGCGGATAATCAAAAATTTCAACAGGCACTGAAAGAAATTTCTGGATTTGTCATCCTGACGACAAATCCGGAAGGTGCTGAAGTGCAGCTGCGGAATTACTCCAATGATGATACTGTGTGGGAATCAATTGGCAGAACGCCGTTAGACAGTGTACGTTTCCCGGCAGGATTTGGAAGGCTGAGAATGGTAAAAAAAGATTACGCTCCATTGGAGGTTAGTTTCTCTGTGTCAAGAGAATCACGATGGCCAAAGCCAACGATTGCCTCTTTCTCCCTTGAGAAAGAACAATCCGAGAAGTGCCGAATGGTAAAGATCCCTGCCGGCACTATTGATCCGGTTCTTCTCTATATGAATTTGCCGGAAGTTTCTCTGGATGAATACTATATCGACCGTTACGAAGTGACGAATTTGGAATTTAAACAATTTGTTGATGCCGGAGGTTATGAGAAGGAAGAATTTTGGAAAATTCCTTTCCAAAATAATAAAAAGATTATCCCCTGGAAACAAGCAATGCAAAAGTTCGTCGATCGTTCAGGACGACCGGGCCCTTCAACATGGTACAATGGTACGTACGCATTTGGTAATGATCTATTCCCTGTCGGCGGAATCAGCTGGTATGAAGCGGCGGCTTATGCCGCGTTTGCGAAGAAAAAACTCCCCACAATCTATCATTGGACCAAGGTAGCAGGATTTGAGCAAGGTTCGTTCATTATTAACACAAGTAACCTGAATGGAAAAGATCCTGCTTCGGTAGGTACCTATCAGGGTATCGGGCCGTTCGGCACATATGATATGGCAGGAAATGTTCGGGAATGGTGTTGGAATGAAATGGAAGGCGGCAGATGTATTATTGGAGGATCGTGGAAAGATGAACCGTATACGTTGTACAAATGGTCTGGACTCTCACCGTTCGATCGTTCTGCGACGAATGGTTTTCGTTGCATACAAAGTACAGAAAATCTTCCCGACACAGGTCGTGCATGGAAGTTTGTCAAACAGCGCAACATACTCAATTGCCGTTCGATAAAACCTTGCTCAGAAGAAACGTACAATTACATCAAACGAATGTATTCCTACGATCAGAGCGATCTTCATTCTGTCGTTGAATCGAGAGACAACACATCCGAGGAATGGATTAAAGAACGCATTGTTGTCGATGCCGCCTATAGTAACGAACGGCTGCCGATGGACATTTTCATACCGCGAACAGCGGTAAAGCCGATACAGCCGGTTCTTTATTTCCCGGGTAGTGCTGCGTTCGATGTCCGTGATTCACGATTGCTCCAATTGTCGATGATTAATTTCATCATCCAAAGCGGCCGTGCAGTTGTCTATCCTATCTACAAAGGAACGTATGAACGTGGTCCGTTCGGAACCGATACTCGATCGCGCGAGCGTGACCGCACAATAATGATGTGCAAAGATGCGATGAGAGCTATTGATTACATAATGACTCGTTCTGATTTTGATAGAGAAAAGATCGGTTATAATGGAATCAGTCTTGGTGGTAACATCGGATATATCATTCTTGCTCTTGATCCTCGAATTAAAGCGGCGGTATTTATGGGGAGTGGTTTCGGACAGACGCTCAAAACGGCAGAATATCCGGAAATATTCTATCCTAATTTTGCTCCAAAAGTAAAAACTCCCGTTCTCATGCTGAATGGTCGCTATGATTGTATTTATCCGGTGGAAGAATGTCAGCAACCGTTCTTCGACATTCTCGGAACACCCAATGCAAACAAGAAGCATTATCTTGCGAATAGCGATCACGTCGTTCCACGTGAGGATCAAATAAGAGAAACGCTGAATTGGTTAGACACGTATCTTGGCTCGGTAAAAACAGTCCTTCAATAA
- a CDS encoding T9SS type A sorting domain-containing protein: MNRIKRFLVVTLTLFSGVTNIFSQFVVNSNTEKDRPQQLPVVIRPLTHPQGLSEKSFASTRSFYKQKADWQKIIDSTWGPGLPLAQKLQIFDSYATILNNKFDGFLSLGLNWDSLRVHFRSKIDSTTSRGRFSAIMSRFAFSLRDGHTGADDTTVTFTPLAPGVPVLIIMAWASAEHFGAVLTSLPDSTALVLYTVANHPLGLLPGDIILGYENKPWKQLVYELLNAEIPFHSWGSGTLSSETHKLMRNVGNNWHLFDTIDVLKYSTKDTLHLSVTPLLALSAEPMWGYEQLPIPGIPFVKYTLDSKGYPLGQQVSYGKLPGTNIGYIQLATEWPTVQADQSFYQAINALWNTEGLVIDMRWNTGGWALFDHAFAMMFSQRITTIEDAYRIGPANFNLAAVGNSKTYLIPGTPGSLYDRPIAVLLGPTCISMGDITAQRLRYHPMVRFFGKPPISSLGDNTTLTGFPNWFMNYSFGDMFHTSEPGVYLNRSVFPIDEPVWFNPDDVAKGKDPVLIRAQEWMKSLSYIHDFTVMNPYVRPGIDSLIVTGILNNPANHALSAQVTITNSGGIVLDSALMKNDGLHGDGLPGDSVWGAHLHTPFAEEFYTLNESVTDQTLGSMRQLPALKFFTTAGPIVCFGDTSSVVPQWGKTMDFRFKIRNNGKVSPAFAVTGKIRSLDTSANITFGNLMLIGDFIAGQERLSSTVGITFSSFGTGKRKVPFALSFSASSIEYWRDTILITVDNPTSVAWNETIPLKFSLEQNYPNPFNPSTTIRYALPSSAHVKLAIYDILGREIATLVNEEQSAGWKEVQWNASSVSSGFYFYKLSVGSFVETKKMMMVK; encoded by the coding sequence ATGAACAGAATAAAACGTTTTCTCGTAGTGACACTCACACTCTTTTCCGGTGTCACAAACATATTTTCACAATTTGTAGTGAATAGCAATACTGAAAAAGATCGGCCTCAGCAGCTGCCTGTCGTGATACGTCCTTTGACGCATCCTCAAGGGCTTTCAGAAAAATCATTCGCTTCTACACGTTCATTCTACAAGCAAAAAGCTGATTGGCAAAAAATTATCGACTCTACATGGGGACCGGGTCTTCCATTGGCGCAAAAGCTGCAGATCTTTGACAGCTATGCAACAATTCTCAATAACAAGTTTGACGGCTTTCTTTCACTCGGACTTAACTGGGATTCTCTGAGAGTGCATTTTCGTTCCAAGATTGATTCAACGACAAGCCGTGGAAGGTTTTCAGCAATCATGAGCAGGTTTGCATTTAGTCTCCGTGATGGACACACGGGTGCTGATGATACTACCGTCACATTTACCCCTTTAGCACCTGGTGTTCCAGTTCTCATTATTATGGCATGGGCTTCAGCAGAACATTTCGGAGCAGTCCTTACGTCGCTTCCGGACAGTACGGCTCTTGTTTTGTACACAGTCGCAAACCACCCTTTAGGTCTTTTGCCCGGTGATATTATTTTGGGATACGAGAATAAACCGTGGAAACAACTTGTTTATGAGCTGCTGAATGCAGAGATCCCATTTCATAGTTGGGGATCAGGTACATTATCTTCAGAAACTCATAAGCTCATGCGAAACGTCGGAAACAACTGGCATCTGTTTGACACCATTGATGTTTTGAAATACTCTACAAAAGATACATTACACCTCTCTGTCACTCCTTTGCTTGCTCTTTCAGCGGAACCAATGTGGGGGTACGAGCAATTACCAATACCAGGCATACCTTTCGTAAAATATACCCTAGATTCCAAAGGATATCCCTTAGGCCAACAAGTATCCTACGGAAAACTACCCGGCACAAATATTGGGTACATTCAACTCGCCACCGAATGGCCGACAGTTCAGGCGGACCAATCATTCTATCAAGCAATTAATGCATTATGGAATACAGAAGGTCTTGTCATAGATATGCGGTGGAACACGGGCGGGTGGGCGCTGTTCGATCATGCCTTTGCAATGATGTTCAGCCAACGCATCACGACAATTGAGGATGCGTATCGTATCGGACCAGCTAACTTTAATCTTGCAGCTGTTGGAAACAGCAAAACGTACTTGATCCCAGGTACACCGGGATCACTATATGATAGACCGATTGCCGTTCTGTTGGGTCCCACCTGCATAAGCATGGGAGATATTACTGCTCAACGGCTACGGTATCATCCAATGGTGCGCTTTTTTGGAAAGCCTCCAATATCCAGCTTGGGAGATAATACTACACTTACCGGCTTCCCGAATTGGTTCATGAACTATTCATTCGGCGATATGTTTCACACATCTGAGCCGGGCGTCTATCTGAATAGAAGTGTATTTCCGATCGACGAGCCAGTCTGGTTCAATCCGGACGATGTGGCAAAAGGAAAAGATCCTGTGCTCATACGCGCGCAGGAATGGATGAAGAGTCTCTCATACATTCATGACTTCACCGTTATGAATCCGTACGTTCGCCCCGGCATTGACTCACTGATAGTGACAGGTATTTTAAATAATCCTGCCAATCATGCATTGTCCGCACAGGTGACTATCACAAATTCCGGTGGAATTGTATTAGACAGCGCATTGATGAAGAATGATGGACTCCATGGTGATGGTTTGCCGGGTGACAGTGTTTGGGGCGCACATCTCCACACTCCTTTTGCTGAAGAATTTTATACCCTGAATGAATCAGTTACAGACCAAACGCTTGGATCGATGCGTCAACTTCCCGCATTAAAGTTCTTCACGACGGCAGGTCCGATTGTGTGCTTTGGAGACACATCGTCAGTTGTTCCTCAATGGGGGAAGACTATGGATTTTCGATTTAAGATCCGGAATAACGGAAAAGTGTCTCCAGCTTTTGCAGTAACAGGAAAAATACGTTCGCTTGATACATCTGCTAATATTACTTTCGGGAATTTGATGTTGATCGGCGATTTTATTGCCGGACAAGAGCGACTCAGTAGTACCGTAGGAATTACCTTCTCTTCATTTGGAACCGGAAAACGAAAAGTTCCGTTTGCGCTCTCTTTTTCAGCTTCATCCATTGAATATTGGCGGGACACTATTTTAATCACCGTAGATAATCCCACTAGTGTTGCTTGGAACGAAACCATTCCTTTGAAATTTTCACTTGAACAGAACTACCCCAACCCCTTCAATCCTTCAACAACAATTCGTTATGCTCTCCCCTCCTCTGCACACGTAAAATTGGCCATTTACGATATCCTCGGCAGAGAAATTGCCACACTTGTGAACGAAGAACAATCTGCGGGATGGAAGGAAGTGCAGTGGAACGCAAGCAGCGTGTCGTCGGGGTTTTATTTTTACAAATTGTCAGTAGGGAGTTTTGTTGAAACGAAAAAAATGATGATGGTAAAATAA